Proteins encoded together in one Sulfitobacter pontiacus window:
- a CDS encoding S-methyl-5'-thioadenosine phosphorylase — translation MTQTKIAVIGGSGIYDINGLEGAEWLTVESPWGPPSDAILTGTLDGVEMAFLPRHGRGHVHAPSTVPYRANIDALKRLGCTDVISVSACGSFRDEMAPGDFVIVDQFIDRTIAREKSFFGTGCVAHVSVAHPTCPRLGDACETAARDAGINVHRGGTYLAMEGPQFSTLAESKMYRESWGADVIGMTNMPEAKLAREAELCYASVAMITDYDSWHPDHGEVDVTKIIETLMGNADKGRQLVARLPKLLGADRAPCPHGCDRALEYAIMTQPEMRDAALVAKLDAVAGRVL, via the coding sequence ATGACTCAGACGAAAATTGCCGTGATCGGCGGCTCCGGCATCTATGACATCAACGGGCTGGAGGGGGCCGAATGGCTTACCGTGGAAAGCCCGTGGGGCCCGCCCTCCGATGCGATCCTGACCGGCACGCTGGACGGGGTAGAGATGGCCTTTCTGCCGCGCCACGGGCGCGGACATGTGCATGCGCCCTCTACCGTTCCCTATCGCGCCAATATCGATGCGCTGAAACGGCTCGGCTGCACGGATGTGATCAGCGTCTCGGCTTGCGGGTCGTTCCGTGATGAAATGGCGCCGGGAGATTTTGTGATCGTGGACCAGTTCATCGACCGCACCATCGCGCGGGAGAAATCTTTCTTCGGCACCGGCTGCGTGGCCCATGTCAGCGTGGCGCACCCCACCTGCCCACGTTTGGGCGACGCCTGCGAAACCGCTGCGCGCGACGCGGGCATCAACGTGCACCGCGGCGGCACCTACCTTGCGATGGAGGGGCCGCAGTTCAGCACATTGGCGGAATCCAAGATGTACCGCGAAAGCTGGGGCGCGGATGTGATCGGCATGACCAATATGCCCGAAGCGAAATTGGCCCGCGAGGCAGAGCTTTGCTATGCCTCGGTCGCGATGATCACGGATTACGATAGCTGGCACCCGGACCACGGGGAGGTCGATGTGACCAAGATCATCGAGACGTTGATGGGCAATGCCGACAAGGGCCGTCAACTGGTCGCGCGCCTGCCCAAACTGCTAGGAGCCGACCGCGCCCCCTGCCCGCATGGCTGCGACCGCGCGTTGGAATATGCGATCATGACCCAGCCAGAAATGCGCGACGCGGCCCTTGTGGCCAAACTGGATGCCGTCGCCGGCCGGGTGCTTTAG
- a CDS encoding adenine phosphoribosyltransferase, which produces MKQVQDYIRTIVDFPHEGIMFRDVTTLFADPRGFRMAIDQMLHPYAGIDIDKVVGLEARGFILGGAIAHQLSVGFVPIRKKGKLPGRTISQDYKLEYGEAIVELHDDAIQPGEKVLVVDDLLATGGTAEAGIKLIQRLGGEIVSCAFIIDLPELGGRKRLEAMGMEVNALCAFDGA; this is translated from the coding sequence ATGAAACAGGTTCAAGATTACATCCGTACCATTGTCGATTTCCCTCACGAAGGGATCATGTTTCGCGATGTGACCACGCTTTTCGCTGACCCGCGCGGGTTCCGTATGGCCATCGACCAGATGCTGCACCCCTATGCCGGCATCGACATCGACAAGGTCGTCGGGCTTGAGGCGCGCGGGTTTATTCTGGGGGGCGCGATTGCGCATCAGCTGTCCGTCGGCTTTGTGCCGATCCGCAAGAAGGGCAAGCTGCCCGGTCGCACCATCTCTCAGGATTACAAGCTGGAATACGGCGAGGCGATTGTGGAGCTGCACGACGACGCGATCCAGCCCGGTGAGAAGGTGTTGGTTGTCGACGATCTACTGGCCACCGGTGGCACCGCCGAGGCGGGGATCAAGCTGATCCAGCGTTTGGGCGGCGAGATCGTGTCCTGCGCCTTTATCATCGACCTGCCGGAACTTGGCGGGCGCAAGCGGCTGGAAGCGATGGGGATGGAGGTCAACGCGCTCTGTGCCTTTGACGGCGCGTAA
- a CDS encoding FAD-binding oxidoreductase: protein MTLNPADPAFEAALRADLSPDVFRAVEPRYLEEPRGLYAGKSAVLALPRTVEEVATLIRHANAARVGVIPYGGGTGLVGGQVADSGPAPLILSLERMNKLRAVYPDENVLVAEAGMILSDVQDAAEAAERLFPLTLAAQGSARIGGNLATNAGGTGVLRYGNARDLCLGLEAVLPDGQIWNGLTRLRKNNTGYDLRHLLVGAEGTLGVITAAALKLFPRPARTGTALLVVNSPAAALKLLSLARSQLGEMISAFEIMNGVGLDFLTEKMPELRQPFDTPPEWSVLIELGLSGDLEPMAALETLFAAAFEAELVTDGLIAQSQQQSEDFWAVREMMPHANRQIGSISSHDISVPLGALPEFIIRAGEKIGALGDFRINCFGHVGDGNLHYNVFPVQGRSREDHLDDRLPIKTAIHDLVHELGGSVSAEHGIGRLKVKDLERYSDPAKLSALRAIKAALDPNGIMNPGAMFPAPE from the coding sequence ATGACATTGAACCCCGCCGATCCCGCATTCGAGGCCGCGCTGCGTGCCGATCTGTCGCCCGACGTCTTCCGCGCGGTCGAACCCCGCTATCTGGAAGAACCCCGCGGGCTGTATGCCGGAAAATCGGCCGTGCTGGCCCTGCCACGCACGGTCGAAGAGGTAGCGACCCTGATCCGCCATGCCAATGCAGCACGGGTCGGCGTGATCCCCTATGGCGGAGGTACCGGACTTGTGGGCGGCCAGGTGGCAGACTCTGGCCCCGCCCCGCTGATCCTGTCGCTGGAACGCATGAACAAACTTCGCGCAGTTTACCCCGATGAGAACGTGCTGGTAGCCGAAGCGGGGATGATCCTGTCTGACGTGCAAGACGCCGCCGAGGCGGCGGAGCGCCTGTTTCCCCTGACCCTCGCGGCTCAGGGCTCTGCCCGCATTGGGGGGAACCTCGCGACAAATGCGGGCGGCACCGGCGTGCTACGCTATGGCAACGCCCGCGATCTCTGTCTGGGGCTAGAGGCCGTGCTGCCCGATGGCCAGATATGGAACGGCCTGACACGGCTGCGCAAGAACAACACCGGCTATGATCTGCGTCACTTGCTGGTCGGTGCCGAGGGCACGCTTGGCGTCATTACCGCCGCGGCGCTCAAACTCTTCCCGCGGCCCGCCAGGACGGGGACCGCGCTGCTGGTCGTGAACTCTCCGGCGGCGGCGCTGAAGCTGTTGTCGCTCGCGCGCAGTCAATTGGGCGAGATGATCAGCGCGTTCGAGATTATGAACGGCGTCGGGCTGGATTTCCTCACCGAAAAGATGCCCGAACTCCGCCAGCCCTTCGACACCCCGCCAGAATGGAGCGTGCTGATCGAATTGGGCCTCAGCGGTGATCTGGAACCGATGGCGGCGCTCGAGACGCTGTTTGCCGCCGCCTTCGAGGCGGAGCTGGTGACAGACGGGCTCATCGCGCAAAGCCAGCAGCAGTCCGAAGATTTCTGGGCCGTCCGCGAGATGATGCCCCACGCCAACCGCCAGATCGGGTCGATCTCCAGCCACGATATCTCGGTCCCCCTGGGCGCGCTGCCCGAATTTATCATCCGCGCGGGGGAAAAGATCGGCGCGCTGGGCGATTTCAGGATCAATTGTTTCGGCCATGTGGGCGACGGCAACCTGCACTACAACGTTTTCCCGGTGCAGGGCCGAAGCCGCGAGGATCATCTGGATGATCGCTTGCCCATCAAGACGGCGATCCATGATCTGGTGCACGAGCTCGGCGGTTCTGTCAGTGCGGAGCACGGGATCGGGCGGCTCAAGGTCAAAGACCTCGAACGCTATAGCGATCCGGCAAAGCTCTCTGCGTTGCGCGCGATCAAGGCGGCGCTGGACCCGAACGGGATCATGAACCCCGGCGCGATGTTCCCCGCGCCGGAATAA
- a CDS encoding SseB family protein, producing MTEATPLDIAHAAMMADESDDAARLRFYERMADVELFLLLEAEPDADQVSPVLLEDAYVLVFDRIERLAAYVGQPAPYVALSGRAIAGMLDGQPLGMAVNLDVAPSAILLPDSAVAWLRDTLAHEAGEVEARIDRVLPPKGLPETLIAAIDAKLATATGMAAGAWLVGVEYTGGGRGHLLGFVGAIPRAQDALVRAASEALTFSGIDAGAMDVGFFAPSDPTVEKLSKVGLRFDLPQMDPLEKTPRMEAPGSDPSKPPILH from the coding sequence ATGACTGAAGCGACGCCACTGGACATCGCCCATGCCGCCATGATGGCCGATGAAAGCGATGACGCTGCCCGCCTGCGGTTCTATGAACGCATGGCCGATGTGGAGCTTTTCCTGCTGCTCGAAGCCGAACCGGACGCCGATCAGGTCAGCCCTGTCCTGCTAGAGGACGCCTATGTGCTGGTCTTTGACCGGATCGAACGGCTTGCGGCCTATGTCGGGCAGCCCGCGCCCTATGTGGCGCTGTCCGGGCGCGCGATTGCGGGGATGCTGGATGGCCAACCGCTTGGCATGGCGGTGAACCTGGATGTCGCCCCTTCGGCGATCCTGCTGCCCGACAGCGCCGTGGCTTGGCTGCGCGACACACTCGCCCATGAAGCCGGAGAGGTCGAGGCGCGCATCGACCGTGTTCTGCCGCCCAAGGGCCTGCCCGAAACGCTGATTGCCGCGATTGATGCCAAGCTGGCGACCGCCACAGGCATGGCGGCAGGGGCGTGGCTGGTCGGGGTTGAATATACCGGCGGCGGGCGCGGGCATCTGCTGGGCTTTGTCGGGGCCATCCCGCGCGCGCAAGACGCGCTGGTTCGTGCCGCTTCCGAGGCGCTGACATTCTCGGGTATCGATGCGGGGGCGATGGATGTGGGCTTCTTCGCTCCCTCTGATCCGACGGTTGAAAAACTGTCGAAAGTCGGGCTGCGTTTTGATCTGCCTCAGATGGACCCGCTGGAAAAAACCCCGCGGATGGAGGCCCCCGGCTCTGACCCGTCAAAGCCGCCGATCCTGCACTAG
- a CDS encoding uracil-DNA glycosylase family protein, whose protein sequence is MTDIRSELSQCTLCADRFAATATGHRPNPVVWFQPGARLLIASQAPGLKVHEANTPFWDASGKRLRDWLGVDETTFYDRNRVAIIPMAFCFPGYDAKGSDLPPPPICAKTWRARALDTVPDVRLTVLIGAYAMRYHLPGFTTVTRAVADWQNHPKGVFALPHPSWRNTGWLKKNPWFEEDVLPRLRAAVRNVLDD, encoded by the coding sequence ATGACCGACATCCGCTCCGAACTCAGCCAATGCACCCTCTGCGCCGACCGCTTTGCGGCTACGGCGACGGGGCACCGGCCCAATCCGGTGGTCTGGTTCCAACCGGGCGCGCGGCTGCTGATCGCCTCGCAAGCGCCGGGGTTGAAAGTGCACGAGGCGAACACCCCCTTCTGGGATGCCTCCGGCAAACGGTTGCGCGACTGGCTGGGCGTGGACGAGACGACCTTTTATGACCGCAACCGCGTGGCGATCATCCCCATGGCCTTTTGCTTTCCGGGCTATGACGCCAAGGGCAGCGATCTGCCGCCCCCGCCGATCTGTGCGAAAACATGGCGGGCCCGGGCACTGGATACCGTGCCCGATGTCCGGTTGACCGTGTTGATCGGGGCCTATGCCATGCGCTATCACCTGCCCGGGTTCACCACAGTCACCCGCGCCGTTGCCGATTGGCAAAACCACCCGAAGGGCGTCTTTGCCTTGCCTCATCCCTCGTGGCGCAATACCGGTTGGCTCAAGAAAAATCCGTGGTTCGAGGAGGACGTGCTTCCCCGGCTCCGCGCTGCTGTAAGGAATGTACTGGATGACTGA
- a CDS encoding helix-turn-helix transcriptional regulator — protein sequence MKMNPASPHDLALAAARFAALGSEQRLQVLRLLVRAGPDGLTIGTLGDRAGITGSTLTHHLKLLVAAGLVRQQRQGRSTICAAVSHDAVQDLTEFLMTECCADAAVPCPDHPHG from the coding sequence ATGAAAATGAATCCCGCCTCCCCCCATGACCTTGCCTTGGCTGCTGCGCGCTTTGCCGCGCTCGGGTCAGAACAACGTTTGCAAGTTCTCCGTTTGCTGGTGCGCGCAGGCCCTGACGGGCTGACCATCGGCACGCTGGGTGATCGCGCGGGCATCACCGGGTCGACGCTGACCCATCATCTGAAACTGCTTGTGGCCGCGGGGCTGGTGCGCCAGCAGCGGCAGGGGCGTAGCACCATTTGCGCGGCGGTATCCCATGACGCGGTACAGGATCTGACCGAGTTCCTGATGACAGAGTGTTGCGCCGACGCCGCGGTACCCTGCCCTGATCATCCCCACGGTTAA